A window from Thunnus albacares chromosome 19, fThuAlb1.1, whole genome shotgun sequence encodes these proteins:
- the LOC122970011 gene encoding oocyte zinc finger protein XlCOF6-like isoform X3, translating into MSKVQMLRASVTQRLTAAAEEIFVLFERSIAEYEEELSRSKEENERQRKLLDAVFNPQLQLHRADVQHLLESKEEVPPEQQGRSSSLHQEDPEPPHIKEEQEELLTNQEGEQLQGLVGVDIPSSPVSMKSLKHTEWNREAEPVASSSSEQMETEADGEDCGGPEPARNSHLYRHLQPDTDDKILNSSETDVSDGEWTETREPQIWSDLNSLKNKEIFLNDMKFNTGNNSFICSQCDKKFDSDESLQRHVTLSQHTGMTSFSCPLCNETFTHKIYLTIHMGDHAEEKQFSCHICEKRFTWRIQLRRHKCVGKSSQLNGGETKPVRNSVRISELRCGDGQNLFSSFSCPECKKNFATFHALKRHERAHSEKKLSCPFCDKAIFCRSHLIPHIAMHTGERPYSCRYCYRSFTWPYQVKNHKCSRDKYYKLYKSRIKEKRAAALQGLEEADINQFTVTPVLVKSEDDEEKPQSSQLHPSPPASSSAEQMETEADEEDCEGLEPDPDRHLQPDTADKTPEYGRNGDDGMKNKEPQSDLNCLKSKRVPVSDRRDYSYKREKLYGCSVCGKKSASENGLKQHMKRHFMKEISCSDCGDIFSSYSELKRHKYDKHPELEVEISDDEVPEEPVKDKRPFSCPECGRRFVTQAAVEMHMRTYLEGKKFRCQFCGAAFCHDVDLRQHSQYHRADKPFRCTQCDKRFAYRARLSYHMRSHSTERLSDCPMCTRKFKSNKDVLVHLRTHAGNHRPFICPFCRAVYFNKGKWIQHMKTYVGRKPADQFLPKESE; encoded by the coding sequence ATGTCCAGCATCTGTTGGAGAGTAAAGAAGAGGTTCCCCCTGAGCAGCAGGGGAGGAGTTCCAGTCTGCACCAGGAGGACCCAGAGCCCCCacacattaaagaggaacaAGAGGAACTCTTGACCAAtcaggagggagagcagcttCAAGGGCTGGTTGGTGTCGATATCCCATCCTCTCCTGTGTCAATGAAGAGTCTAAAACACACTGAGTGGAACAGAGAAGCAGAGCCTGTAGCCAGCAGCTCAAGTGaacagatggaaacagaagctgatggagaGGACTGTGGAGGACCAGAACCAGCCAGGAACTCACATCTTTATAGACATTTACAACCAGATACTGATGACAAGATTTTAAACTCTTCTGAGACCGACGTTAGTGATGGTGAATGGACGGAAACCAGAGAACCTCAGATCTGGTCAGATTTAAACTctctgaaaaataaagaaatctttCTTAATGATATGAAATTTAATACTGGCAACAACTCGTTCATCTGCTCTCAGTGTGATAAAAAATTTGACAGCGACGAAAGTCTGCAGAGACACGTGACATTGAGTCAACATACAGGAATGACCTCCTTTAGTTGCCCGTTATGTAATGAAACATTTACACATAAGATATATCTGACAATCCACATGGGTGATCACGCAGAGGAGAAACAATTCAGTTGCCATATTTGTGAAAAAAGATTCACCTGGCGTATCCAGCTCAGGAGACATAAATGTGTTGGTAAATCCTCACAACTGAATGGTGGAGAAACAAAACCAGTGAGGAACTCTGTCCGTATAAGTGAGTTGAGATGTGGAGATGGCCAAAACTTATTTAGTTCATTTTCCTGCCctgagtgtaaaaaaaattttGCCACTTTTCATGCTCTGAAGAGACATGAGAGAGCTCATTCAGAGAAGAAATTAAGTTGCCCATTTTGTGATAAAGCAATTTTCTGCAGGTCACATCTGATACCACACATAGCGATGCACACAGGGGAGAGACCATACAGTTGTCGTTATTGTTACCGAAGCTTCACCTGGCCTTATCaggttaaaaaccacaaatgtagTCGTGATAAGTACTATAAGCTTTATAAAAGCCGAATCAAGGAGAAAAGAGCGGCAGCGCTTCAAGGGCTGGAGGAGGCAGATATCAACCAGTTCACAGTCACTCCTGTCCTTGTGAagagtgaagatgatgaagagaaacctCAGTCCTCACAGCTTCATCCAAGTCCTCCAGCCAGCAGCTCAGCTGAGCAGATGGAAACAGAAGCTGATGAAGAGGACTGTGAAGGACTAGAACCAGATCCAGATAGACATTTACAACCAGATACTGCTGATAAGACTCCTGAATATGGAAGGAATGGTGATGACGGGATGAAGAACAAAGAACCTCAGTCAGATTTAAACTGTCTGAAAAGTAAGAGGGTCCCTGTAAGTGATAGGAGAGATTATAGTtataaaagagagaaactaTACGGTTGCTCAGTTTGTGGTAAAAAATCTGCATCAGAGAACGGTCTGAAACAACACATGAAACGCCACTTCATGAAGGAAATCAGCTGCAGCGACTGTGGCGACATATTCTCTTCTTACAGTGAGCTCAAAAGGCATAAGTATGACAAGCATCCTGAACTGGAAGTTGAAATCAGTGATGATGAGGTGCCCGAGGAACCAGTGAAAGATAAGAGACCATTCAGCTGCCCCGAGTGTGGCAGAAGATTTGTTACACAGGCAGCAGTGGAGATGCACATGAGAACTTATTTAGAAGGGAAAAAGTTCAGATGCCAGTTCTGCGGTGCTGCTTTTTGTCACGACGTTGACTTAAGGCAACACAGTCAATATCACAGAGCAGATAAACCATTCAGGTGCACTCAGTGTGACAAAAGGTTTGCCTATCGTGCACGTCTCAGTTACCACATGAGGAGCCACTCTACAGAGAGACTCAGTGATTGCCCTATGTGCACCAGAAAGTTCAAGAGCAATAAGGATGTGCTAGTTCACTTGAGGACTCATGCAGGAAACCACAGACCTTTCATCTGTCCTTTCTGTAGAGCAGTTTACTTTAACAAAGGAAAGTGGATTCAGCACATGAAAACGTATGTCGGGCGGAAACCAGCTGATCAGTTTCTGCCGAAAGAATCAGAATGA